GTagctgcacactacaaaaactactcaaaaataCTAAGCAAGGTTATTTAAAAAATCcgggaacatgcacataatgtcagaaatccatAATTATGATAACAGACTTAAAGGCTAtatgtaatgtaatgaaatgaaagacaagacaaccgGCGACATAACGGAATAACATCATTACTGAGCTGAATAGAAGGGCCGTaagtgatgagtcacaggtagccaataaatttaataattatttcttaaatacTGTAGAAAGCATTAAGACAAACAGTtaaaagagaaaaatcacagctgtATGTAGAAaatgtaactctcataaaattccatCATACGAATGTATAACCAACTTTTCATTCTGGAATAAAATTATACttcctctcaaaaataaaagctcatctggttttgacaGTGTTTCCAATAGAATATTCAAGATTTGTTTCCATGTAATAAGCCTGGCCTTgtccaaaatatacagggtgaacattcatagaaccgacaaactgcagggactgattCCTGAAGGGAAGTGGAGGAAAAAATGTCATACGAGATTGTGGCCTGAAATGGATGGTGCGCGTGCAATGACAACAAATTGTTCCGGAACACAGTACATAGATGCACTGCATCCACATCACATCTGATGTTCAAAGTGGACTCCATGGgactgcaggtgatagggatagtagtgaTTGTCATGCAAGATACACATAATCTTACTTTGGCTTAGACCATGTTAGCAAGCTACTTGCCTCGAGCTAGTACTATGGTTTGTCTCAATATTATGTACAACCTGGTCCTctaaatctggtgtatgcacagtccacCACCTCCCTGCACATGCATCCATGTGAAAGGACCCgtgatcacacaaatgcccaaaagtTGTGTGCTGTGGTTagtgtctgtgaggatacttgttttggtatagctgtgctgcctcttgaCCACCCCATCTGCTTGGtcctacacaaacaccatctctccTTGTTCCATATATGAATACTGggtcattctgctgcttacaatagGCAGGAACACACACTATGTGGTCAAAGGAACTGTCACTCGTCAGCACTAACTACCATGACGACAATGCACATGATCACAGGGCCTTTTTCCTCCAGTTCCAGTCCAGAATCCATCCCTGTGGTTTGTCAGTTTTATTCCTCCAGTTCCAGTCCAGAATCTATCGCTGTGGTTTGtcagttttattgatgttcaccctgtataacacatcactaactcaaggtgtTTTTCCAGAGAGGTTGGAGTGTGCCATTGTTAAATCCCTCTTTCAGAAAGGTGGTAAGAGAGGTGTTATTAATGAcccacctgtttcactgctgacaccaatttccaaaatctttgagaagtTGATGTATTCTACAATAGTATCTCACCAAACCAACAACAACataatcagcaaatcacagtttgggctTCAGAAGAGTTCTTGTAGGAGAATGCCATTTACTTGTCAATTCACCAAATTTTATgaacattaaataatgaaatagcactgggtggtattttctgtgaccagactaaggaatttgactgtgtgaatgacagtattctcctagataaattgaaatttCATGGGTTTGATGGTACAAACAGCTAAtatataatgtcatatctaaccaaacaaaagcagaaagttgtacttagtaattcaaccagtaTAGCCCAGGGAAGTAATTCCGACTGGGGAGAAATTAGGTATGGTGTTCCCAAGGCTCAATCTTGGGTCCACTATTTTTCCTCATACgtgtaaacgatcttccatctaatatataagcagaattagttctttttgcagatggcactaggattgcaatcaatccaagcatacatacagaaacagaagaaattgtcCCAATGCCCTTAGCAACTAActagttttctgtgaatggtctcaccctcagttttaaagacgTAATTACTCATTTCTGCACATCAAGTGTGTTACTACAGCAGTGATAAGCATGACACatggtaaagaaataataaatagtgtggaaacttcaaaattctcatGTGTTCATATTAATGAGTATTTGAACTGGAAGCAGCatattttgaaattaataaaacaacttagttcaatcACATTTTCACTTAAAATCATGGCATatcttggggagagagaaatcagaaaGTTGACCAATTCTATATATTTTCATTTGGTACTGGCATAGAGAATAATGTTCTTGGGTAAGTCATCTTTAAGACAGTAAGTCTTCATTACACAAAAATGTGCTCACCCACAatcaccttgtagacatctgttaaaggagttggacattctgactactgcttcatattatatttattccctcacgaaCTTTGTTGTAAATACTCAATTACAGTTCAATaggaacaatgatgtacgtaaggataacagaaagaaaaatgacattcattactcattTTTCAGGTTGTCTTTAGAACAAAACGGGCACACAATGCTACAGCAAAATTCTGAACACTTACCTGGAGATACAAAATGTTTGTCTgacaaagtaaaatttggaaacaaactgaaaaactttctcctcctattctgtagaagaattcctattattgtaatgtgtaaagggCGGTGGGTAGGAATTAATAACTCACATCTGcacattttaaaatgtaaaataaaattttaaaaacacttataaatgttcagcatgtagccatatttacaaattaatacaaTTAATTTGAATGTAAAATTGACTCGTCCCACATCATTAAAATTTATTGTGCAAAATTATCCATGGAACGTGAAACTAACTAACCCATTCCACAGTATTAGCTTGCCTTTCTCTTGCCTTCCACTGTAATGGTCCTTAACCTGTTCCAAAGGTAAACTGGACACACAGTCTTGTAAGAATACTTTTAGCAAGAAATCAGAATTCTCATGTACCACATGTCATTCCTTCTTATTCCCTATTTTCATCTTTCACATTCTCTGAATAGTAACATCATTTATAATTCTGTGAAACCAAGCTTTTCTCATTCACATATTTGACTGTGAATTAACAATGTAACTGCTATGGGGCTCACATCTTGTTCATCAAAGACAGCTGCATTTAGAACTAAACTATAAGCAGTGTTGCAATACAGCCTCCTATTCTTGTTGAGAATGTTACTGTGGAAAAAAAATCAAAGTGAGCTATCTGTAATACCTGTGTTATCCGAGatgaaatcaacattgaaatctccacagacaGTGACCTTGACTAAGCCTTACCAGTACCCTTTCTAACTGCCTAATGAAGTATAACTGATGTATTTCCTGTTGGAGGTCCGTAAACTATCATTTTGTATGTTTTCAAGTCTGTTACTTCATCAAAAAACTCAAATAGCTGCTCAAAGCAGtactcatttatgtatataaacatATTTTAATGATATACATAGCCTACTGAAATCAGCAGCATATGATTTCAGTAGCAGTACTGGGTACAAGTAACTGCTAACACCTAATACAAAACCCAATTGCAAAATAACAACAACCTGTGTGTGTAAAGGCGTAAGGTGTCAGCAAAGTGAATGGAATGCATATACAGCTAACAGGAATCCATGAAAGTAACTCAATGACAGCAGCACTCATCATATACAGCTACCCATATTGGTGAAGTTACTTAAGATTAGAAATTCTACATTATCATCAATGTGTAACTCATGTCGTCACCATTATTTACCATTCACAAATACTGCTACCCagtttaactaaataaattaatggAAGGATAGCATTCGTCAGGGGGGCgcgtttcaaaatatttcacttgtagagaaaaaaatgttcaaatggctctaagcacgatgggatttaacatctgaggtcatcagtcccctagacttagtactacttaaacctaatcacaCACATGCCctagtcgaacctgcgaccttagcagcagcgcagttctggactgaagcgcctagaacagctcgaccacagcggccggcactaatACAGGAAGGAATATTAAACTTACCGTCTGATGAATGTTGATCTATTACTCGTTTCTCGTTGATATCAtgtttgtctttttttattttcttatcatTCTCTTTACTTCTGTCTCCAGCACCTTCATTCTTGGCTACTTTCTGATTATCTGACTCTGTCTTTTTCTGGATTTTCGGTTTTTCTTTGTGTGCTACGTGGTGTGTGTGCCCATGCCCGCCTTTAACTAAACGTACGAATTTTTCGACAATTAGGAAAGTAATTATGCCTAGCAAAACCCACAAACCGACACTGGTATCATGTACGTGTGGTTCTCCTCCCCCCTCTGTATGACTATGGGAATGATCATGAGAATGACTGTGTGACTCGTGATCGTCAGCATCGCTTTCGCCGTGAGTGTGAGGCGAAAGGGCATGGGGGATGAGATGCAGGAATGCATCACCTAACAAACTACCGGACGCGAAGCTCAGCAGTATCTTAAGCATTGGCTCCCTTTCCTTACTGTTGTCTAACGGGACAAATAATAGTATCAGAAACGGTGCAGCACTTATCAGTAACGTTGAGCATAGAGCTTGCACCCATAGTGTATACATGtcctgcaataactttgttctctGGAAACGTTCCTCGGGATCAAATTCTTCCGCTTGCAAGTTGGCCTCTCTCGAATATTTGTAAGATGGCCTTTCTTCGAAGTATTCTTGTGATAAGTCATGGCTATGGCCGTGGCTATTGCCCTCATGTGCCGAACAACCCAAAGGTAAACCGAAGAAAACCAAAACAAATATGACAGTGATAACTAATTTAAATAACACACGTCTATAATTGTTCATTTTGAATCAAAACTACGTCAACAGGTGTCACTACTTCGGCTGCACGAATATAACATAAACAAAGcaaagagcactgaaaaatcttAAACGGAACTACAGTCACATGTCATCCTAGCTCCACATGTTATCGACGCGGAGATCTGCCTCGTTGTTACCAAGGACTTGTAGCCTGAAGGGATGGAGATATTACTGTAGAAAGTGATCGACAGTTCTCTAGGTTAATTAGGGGATGACAGTAATTAAAAGACTTGTATCATCACATTTAAAGTGTGCGATTTGCATCACAAGGATGCCGACGTCAGTGTGTTTCGCGAATAGCTATATCTATATCAATCGATTGTTCTTTGCCTGAGATTCTAATACAAATCTGACACATCAACTGTGTAGCATCTGATCCAAACGAAAACAATATATGGTAGCAAATCCAGCGGCTATCATCCTACAAGAGAGTAATTTCAAGATAAAAGACATAGTCTTTTAAAAGATTACTCATCAATAGTTAAAAGTTGCAACCTATTAAGCAACAACAGGAGAAATTAAAGTGATCATTAATTCAGTCGTTAGACACTGTTacgaaaaaatgaattaaaaatgaacTGCACAGCCAAAATGAAAAATAAGTGCATCCTACCATTAAAATACATAAGAAGGAAAGTTAAACAAAAGAACTGTAGTAATTGATACTAAAAATTAGTAAAGGGCGATTCACACGAGACGTAAACGTACCGTCACGGCACGTCACATCACGTCACCACCACGCCAGGGTGCATTTACATTGGACGTCGCGTCACATCACGTCAGTTCGCTGAAGCCTCGCTCCGAACGGTGAAAATGAGGTTACGAAATATCATCTATGAAATAACAAGTTGTAGTATATTTTCGGAACTGAGGAAATACCAATGATAAAGTTAATTAATTGACAAAGTAAACATAATAACGCACGCTCTTGATCAATTTTGTGTGGCACAGTGCTGAGAGTGAAATAACACGTTAAAACATCGATATCTGCCTGCTGGCGAAAATATATAGGCCCTACTTACAGGCATATCAAACAATATTTACGAGGGAACAGACAGTCTGTTTCACTAAacgattaatttttttccttacgtAACTAATAGCGTCTgcgacaccttttttttttttttagtaatactCAATAATAAGACTAATTCTCTCACACAGCACATGTGAAAACTATGACCCAGTGATGAATGATTGTCTATTCTCAGTGAGGAATAGAACATCCTCAGCAGACTATTCAAGGCCCAGTAGTCTTATTCATTTTGTCTGTTCTATTCTATTCTCCGAGTTTCAGTCACTTAGATATTTGGAGATTCATTTGTATTATTATCAGGTATTCATGTTATCAGATATTCAGAGACCGAGATATTCCCATTATCAGATTTCTAGACTACTGGATTATCAGATTTGTTACGTACTGCAATTGTAAGACAATGTAATGTAAGCGTTCACGTTTTTTATTAAATGATAATTGTTATTTAAAGTCTGTATACGTATTTCAGGAACCTTTCCACTACCTTATCCTTAGTAAATGTGGCCAGTAGTTGTGTGGGTGATTGTTTATGTGGTTTGGTGATTCTTTGTTTTCTAATTATTCAGAATTCCATTTTATGTTAAATGGCAACCCCTAATCACTGACCTTGCGAGGAGTAAAAATAATTCACGATCAAATTTTATCtttgttttacaaattaatttcagacCACATTAGCTGCAGCTCGGGTTAACATTGGCTTAAGCAACCCTGAATGTAACATAATAAATTTTTAATCTAAATTCACATCATAATATATCTGAAATTAATTTCAGCTCGAAATAGGAAGCATTCAGCTTTCAGTGTTGTGAAGTATGAAACATATCTTCGCTCTTTACGGTCAAAATAGTTGGAGTACTTTTACATTATTGTAAATAAGGTATCAATTGCATTTGCATAGTAATAGTTGGATTTTATGAAGCTAAAATGCTGGCTTTGATGAACATTATTAGACTTCAGGTCACTCATTTACAGAGATATTTATCTTTCTCAGTCACAGTGTATAATCGATCATCCAATGCATTGTAAGTGGCGAGCATGACAGGACTGAAGAAATTAGGGtttgtatatatgtgtgtatggaaAATCTATATTTATGGAAATTGTTAATGATTGTTTGCCTCTTTTCGTACAAACTTCTGGAAACAGAGAATATAAAGTGTAACCCAGAGTAAGATCGAACACAAAAACGACTGAACTTACAGAATTCGGCATAAGGCAAGGAGATTGTCGTTGAGTTCTATCACAAGATATCGTATTCCAGAAACTGTAGTGACTCACGATCCTTTTTTCATAGGGGTTTT
The genomic region above belongs to Schistocerca serialis cubense isolate TAMUIC-IGC-003099 chromosome 6, iqSchSeri2.2, whole genome shotgun sequence and contains:
- the LOC126484612 gene encoding protein catecholamines up; this translates as MNNYRRVLFKLVITVIFVLVFFGLPLGCSAHEGNSHGHSHDLSQEYFEERPSYKYSREANLQAEEFDPEERFQRTKLLQDMYTLWVQALCSTLLISAAPFLILLFVPLDNSKEREPMLKILLSFASGSLLGDAFLHLIPHALSPHTHGESDADDHESHSHSHDHSHSHTEGGGEPHVHDTSVGLWVLLGIITFLIVEKFVRLVKGGHGHTHHVAHKEKPKIQKKTESDNQKVAKNEGAGDRSKENDKKIKKDKHDINEKRVIDQHSSDGEIKVAGYLNLAADFTHNFTDGLAIGASYIAGEQIGVVTTFTILLHEVPHEIGDFAILIQSGCDRKKAMLLQLLTALGALSGTVVSLLAEGVDNAASSWILPFTAGGFIYIATVSVIPELLADTKFWQSVKEIIALLFGVYMMVIIAHYE